The nucleotide window CAACCCGGTAACGAAACTCATGGGCAAGAAGATGCAGGTGATGATGCCAAAGCGGTACATGGTGCGGTTCATCCGCTCGCTTCGCCGGCGGTCTTCGCTTTCCAGCACCAGTGCGGCACGCTCGCGGGTCAGTTCCAGCTCTTCGAGGTAGCGGATCAGGCTGTTGTTCAGCTCGTTCCAGTAATCGGCATCGGCATCGGCAAACCAGCTCCATTTGCTGCGTGACAGCTGGGCGTAGATCTCCCGCTGCGGGGCCAGGAAACGCCTCAGGCCCGCTGCACGCCGGCGGATCTGCTGCAGGCTGCCGTTCTCCGGAGTGTACCGTTCGTCGGATTCGACCTTTTCTTCTTCCAGGTCGACCAGTTCGGACAGGTCGCTGACCAGGCCCTGGACCTTTTCAGTCAGCAGTTCGCCCATCAGCAGCAACAGCTCGGACGCCGACTTCGGCCCCCTGCCCTGCTCCAGCAACTGAAGCATCTCGTCACTGGCGCGCAATGGCCGCAAGCGCAGCGAGATGACCCGCTGCGCCTGTGCGAAGATGCGCACCGAGACCATGTCTTCGGGCTCTGCGCCCGGGTTGAGGTTGACCCCACGCAAAAACAGCAACAGCTGTTCGTCAGCCATGGGCAGCAGGCGCGGCCGGGTGTTTTCTTCCAGCAGCAGCTCGCAGGCGAACTCGCTCAGGCCGCTGTCATGCAGCAGCCAGGTGCGGGTTTGTGGATGGCTGCGGTCCCAGTGCAGCCACAGGCTCTGCTCCGGTTGCAGCTGCAGGTCGTCCAGTTCAGTACGGGCAATCGAGCGCGCGCCGCCTTTACCATCGAGCACCAGGGCATGCACCAGCCCCCACTGCGCGTTGTCTTCCTCGAACATCAAAGCTCCATCAGCGCGTGCGGCGCATCACTCCGGCATTTTCAGCGGGCTTGGCGAGACCAGCACGCCATTGTTGTCGGCATATACGTACTCGCCCGGGCGGAAGGTCACACCGGCGAATGTCACCGCCACGTTGAGGTCGCCGATGCCGCGCTTGTCGGTTTTCATCGGGTGGCTGGCCAGGGCCTGTACGCCGACGTCGGTCTGGATCAATACGTCTACATCACGCACGCAGCCGTAGATCACCAGGCCTTCCCAACCATTTCTGGCGGCCTTTTCAGCGAGCATGTCGCCCAGCAGCGCGCGGCGCAGCGAGCCACCGCCGTCCACTACCAGCACCTTGCCCTTGCCGTCGAGTTCGACCTGCTCCTTGACCAGCGAGTTGTCTTCGAAGCACTTGATGGTGACGATCTGGCCACCGAACGAGTCGCGGCCGCCGAAA belongs to Pseudomonas putida NBRC 14164 and includes:
- a CDS encoding zinc transporter ZntB; its protein translation is MFEEDNAQWGLVHALVLDGKGGARSIARTELDDLQLQPEQSLWLHWDRSHPQTRTWLLHDSGLSEFACELLLEENTRPRLLPMADEQLLLFLRGVNLNPGAEPEDMVSVRIFAQAQRVISLRLRPLRASDEMLQLLEQGRGPKSASELLLLMGELLTEKVQGLVSDLSELVDLEEEKVESDERYTPENGSLQQIRRRAAGLRRFLAPQREIYAQLSRSKWSWFADADADYWNELNNSLIRYLEELELTRERAALVLESEDRRRSERMNRTMYRFGIITCIFLPMSFVTGLLGINVGGIPGAENPYGFLFACIVVLGLAVGQWWMFRRLRWV
- the rraA gene encoding ribonuclease E activity regulator RraA; protein product: MQHYVTPDLCDAYPDLVQVLEPMFSNFGGRDSFGGQIVTIKCFEDNSLVKEQVELDGKGKVLVVDGGGSLRRALLGDMLAEKAARNGWEGLVIYGCVRDVDVLIQTDVGVQALASHPMKTDKRGIGDLNVAVTFAGVTFRPGEYVYADNNGVLVSPSPLKMPE